In Plasmodium falciparum 3D7 genome assembly, chromosome: 6, the genomic window aaacaatatataggTTTTTCAGGCATCATATTAGGTGGAATTCTGAAAGAAACTTCGTTAATTTTATTTGGTGTTAAACTACGTCTCATAAACATTGATGATCCGATTACAaactcttttattttttttaaatgcaTCATATTCCTAGATGCATATACCTCTTCAAAACAAGTTGGaggatataaattataatttaatttatctgAACCACATTTTATAGTTACCTTTTCTAATACATTAGGAGTTAAATTACATAATTTAGTAACACTTGTTTGTTGATTAGGATGAAATTCTAATTTGTATACATCGTTAAAGTCACATGTTAAATTTTTATGCCCTTCACAAACAgacaacaaaatatataatacaaaggATATCCCTAAACAATACTTCTTACTTAATTTTATcatactttaaaaaaaaaaaaaaatttatctgAAATAATTATGCGTAATAAAAttgataaattatttgtatatctGAATAGCAATTTGGGGTGTACACACAccttatttaaattaaacaatataatatatataaaaatgggtatatatataaaaaggggtatatatataaaaatgggtatatataaaaaaatgggtatatataaaaaaatgggtatatatataaaaatgtttatatatatatatatattttttttttttttttatttatttttttttttttttcacaccACATGTGGGTGGTAAAAATgtgtacataaaaaaataatgtttataatgtttataatgtttataatatatatattatatcatatttataattttgcttttaaaaaaaaggaaaatttgTTCATTGCACAAAAGTTCTAGATCTGATaaataatcaaatatataaatataaataaataaatatatatatatatatatatatatatatatatatatatatacatatatacatatatataatacacattTATCCCTTTATATTGTCCTTTCCACTATGGAAAATTCCaaccatataataaatgcAATTGCTTAAATgcgaattatttttttttttttatatcagaTGAAATGAGTCGTTTTATAaccaaaaaagaaaaaatataatgaaatataatataagtaaatatataaaaaaaaattataaaaacaaaaaaaaaaaaaaaatgaaagaaatataatttttttcaaataaagataaaaaatgaaaattctATGAATTaacagataaaaaaaaaaaaaataaataaaataaataaataaaggaaaaaaaaaaaaaaaaaagaagaagtaataagaaaagaaaggtgtatatgtaatatacTGGATGGTGTTacgtctttttttttttttttttctcttgaacgtataaacatatattttgaaacacacacatatataatatacatatatatatgtatgtattaatgTACCCTTTTGTACCTATGAATTTTCCTTTACGTgtgttatttataataacaaaataacataaaGAAAAGGgaagatgaaaataaaataaaagaagagatttttattttttgttgcATATGATGTTTCTTGATTTGAAAAATGGAAGTTTACGATAAGTGggttattaatatttgtttGATCTTTAATACAATAACATGTGAATCCTGGTggattttcatttatatttaatgtaaATGAAGCAAAAGTAattcttttgtttttgtcttgatgatataaaatatcatgtggtataattttttttaatggtataataatattattatcatatataacatttttaaaacaatCATTTGGATATAAAGTATATCCATCTGGGCATATAATTCCTAAATAAACTTGAGATTTTTTAATAGTAACATTAcaagtaatattattattattattattattattattattattattattattattattattattattatcattattattattatcattattattatcatcatcattattatcatcatcattattattattacctatTAATGgtaaaattttttgtttatcataaaaatttgtaaatgctgttttatttttcattaatttttcatcatGATCAAAATCACatccatataaaatatttttttttaaatggatTTTCATTATACCTCTTATACcaatcatattatttttaaaggtTAAACTATTATCACATGTACATTCAAAAAACATATCTTCATAAATAGTTGGAGGAATAAAAACATCTCTCgtcattatattatcatttatacttttttcatataaactACCTTTTAATATCTCGCTTAATTTGTGTTCTCTTCCTtcaatatgaatatattcaaAACATTCAACAGGACGAATTTCAATTCCTTCATAATTATCTTTTCTCATTGGACATATAAAACGTAAATATTCAAAACCCTTACTAAAATGTACACAATGTCTTACATTGTTTTCATCAGATAATTTATC contains:
- a CDS encoding 6-cysteine protein; the encoded protein is MHIVSFIIFFFALFFPISICYKINGVCDFSSEGLSLLPEEKLDFSVSRNVDKLSDENNVRHCVHFSKGFEYLRFICPMRKDNYEGIEIRPVECFEYIHIEGREHKLSEILKGSLYEKSINDNIMTRDVFIPPTIYEDMFFECTCDNSLTFKNNMIGIRGIMKIHLKKNILYGCDFDHDEKLMKNKTAFTNFYDKQKILPLIGNNNNDDDNNDDDNNNDNNNNDNNNNNNNNNNNNNNNNNNNITCNVTIKKSQVYLGIICPDGYTLYPNDCFKNVIYDNNIIIPLKKIIPHDILYHQDKNKRITFASFTLNINENPPGFTCYCIKDQTNINNPLIVNFHFSNQETSYATKNKNLFFYFIFIFPFLYVILLL